The Augochlora pura isolate Apur16 chromosome 4, APUR_v2.2.1, whole genome shotgun sequence genome segment ACACTTCGAGAAATGGTTTCACTCGATCTTGGACCACCGCTACATTGTATGATTATCCCTGGAATCTCATTGCACCCTGTCGAAAACGAATTTCTGGCACAATACGCGGTGAACGAATTTGCCGATCAATTGACCGACACGAAGCATTGTCGAGAGGAGacgtatgaaaataataaatatatatgagaaacgttgttgctataaatataCGTAATATTAGCTTACTAGATCACACCGAATTCAGAAGCTTTAGGCCTTTAAATATCAACGAATCACGTTTAAAGGTCCATTTGTACAAAAGCGTGCCGTGTCTGATTTTTTTCCCGGCCGTATAACGCGGCTAaactaatttctaaaattaatttggtttGCTAAACTTGGTATGCAATTGTTTATACAAAGTCCATGCCGCATGTGTTATCAGCCCATATAGTCCGCTTGATAGCCACCGATATTATTTGGTTTCTGGAAATGATCATGTAGGCAAGATCAATCATAGTCAATCGCTctttcgaagaaataaatttctctttccAGGGTgtaaatttgttgaatatattatattcaatttcatttaacaagACATTAAAAGAATACCCCAACATCCTAAAGTATCGATACAATCTGTATACACGTATGTAACTACCAATTCtttataaagttaaaattcTCTTCTTCTCGCACACTGAAGCACTTCTTCCTTCATtagatcattttatttttctcttcttatattgaaacaaatatcgCGATTAAAGCCAATTGTTCAACATTGTACCGTATTATTACTGGGTCCACTGTAACgtatgattttaaattgaaccgTAATCTTTTTCGTTCGCATCACGGACGTCGTCCGGTTGTATATGAATACCGATACATTATTACTCGAACACGGTGCAGTTATACATAAATCCGCTTGAACGGGTGATGGGTACAGAAAAGCACAAGGAAGGGTTTTAAAAGTAGCGATAGTAGTATATTCTATGttcgaagagagaaagggagtaACGCGCGTAAGTACACGCGATATAAAGTTGTTGGTAGCAGGGGTGCCGGATCGATTGGACGAGGTTTTGCGCGTCCGTACCGCACCAAGGTTTGTGTATCCGTTGTCACGATCGCACCTCGCTCGACGACACGATCGCCGAAACGTCCGATATATATGAACAAAGTTGAAAGATCGCGAACGCTTTTGTTGGTAATCGTGAACAAACGATATACGAAATTCCGTGATTTTGCTAGTAGCAATGTAATTTAGAGAGGAAGAAACGACTGTGAAGCgtaaatacataatttgttGGTTGCCGATCGATTCTCCAGCTGCTTTTCCACGTGAACGGTGATGAGGTGTACGTACAGTTTGTGCTTATTGTGATTTCTTTGCTCGAATTGTTTTCTTGCTGGTTCACGCGAGCgtgctttatttaatttttcacttttgccCGTAGGATAAAGTTGAACGAGATCCCTGAAATGAATGTTGAATCATTGTATGGAATGTTTTATCGTACTACACAGGTGTCATATTAGTATTACTATACCAAgtgtatacattatacataaataGATACGCGTAACGGTATCATAATGGCGAGATCGCGATGATAACGGgacatattgaaatattgagtCGATGAAAGACAAACGAACGGAAGCGGATGCGAGACTGTGAGAACCGAAGCAAGATGGCTTTGTCGGAAAAGGGATTAGTGATCGGTCCTCGAGTTCCACGAGGTCTCGCGCCTGCGATCGAAGGACTCGCGAGAGAGATTTTGAGACATCGACCCGAggatatttacaatttcgcGGCGCATCATTTCGAGCAACTGATCGAGTTACGGGAGAACGGACGCGGAAAGACACTTGACCGCGCGTCCTCGAACGGAAAATGTCGTATGCTCGTAGATTGGATCGATGGCGGCAACCATCGAGCAGACAGTGGCTCGAATCGGTGTCGTTACCCCGATCAAACAGCAAACGAATCGATCCATGAAACGGCGATTAAAGAAACGATGGGGATATCGTCGACAACATTGACGAAACTACTAACGcgaggaagaaggaggaggagaagagcAAACGGGGAGGAAGCGACAATGAATACAAACGGTTGGTCTATAAACGAGACGGTGAaggtatttaaaaaacatgGTTCCGAAAACAAGGCAGACAAAGGTAACAAGACGAACAAGGGAACAATATCGAGAAGCGCCCAGAGATCTAAGATTTCGACCGAACAGGACATTTGTAGTTACCCGGTACAACGACCAACGCGGCTTTCGAAAACAACCGCGCTACGCCGATGTCATCGATCTCTGTCCGTTGAAGATGTTTACCTTACGAAAGATAGTAGGCGACGATTcaaagaaaatcaattaaGATCGTGTAACCGCCGCTCGAACGAGTTACACGGGACTAAAAGCCAATTCGAGAATTTGTCTAAAGACATTGAGGATGCAACTGTACGATGTCTGAAACGACAGAAAAGCGTCGGACAAATCGAAGACGTGTGCGCTTTGTTGTCCAGAAACGATCGGGACCGTGTAAGCGTAGAAGGTGGTAGCATCTCGTCGGCCTTAACGAGAAGAACTCGTTCGCTCGTGAACGTAACGTCGAACGGGAGTAATGGTTATGGAAGCTACTTGAGGGGGTACTCTGGAAAGGAGGAAATACGTCGCGATCGGCCGATGGAAACGGACAACAAATCGATTGGAATTCCACAAAATCTTCAAGGTCGACGGGAATCGTTCGGAGGAAAAAGAATCGAACCAAAGCAAAGGAAGAAActagaagaagaaaaggaggatgaggaggaagaagaagatcaAGAACGTCGTTTCGCCGTGAAATCGAACTTGAAACCAGAAGCAGACGATCCCGAGTCAAAGGATAACGGGGAGATTGGAGAATCTTTTGAATACGAGGGTACAGCAGGTGTTGTCAGAAATTGGAAAGATTCTTTGGAGAACGAAGAAACTGTGATTTTTCCATCGGTGATCACGAGACAGTGCTCCGGTTATAGATACTCTGAAAATGTTTCCGAGCGATCCGAAGATGATGCCAACTACGTGATTTTACCTCCCATATCGGTCGACGCGTCGAAACCGATCAAGGAGGAGGACAACTTGGCCTTACCCGTTTTGTTGAAGCTATCGGAAGTAATTGATAGCGAACAAGGACCGTCGAAGGTTTCCGACAGTGGTAGCGAAGTTTCGAATATCGGTGACGGAAAGAAGCATACGGAGATGGATGCGTCCGTTTCCAAAACGCAGACGCTCGAGGTAGGAGATTGCGATCGCGAAATTACTAGTTCGAGTGACACTGCTGGCACAAATAAATGTGAAATCGTGCAGCAGAACGGTACGATCGTCGATCGAGCAACCAAGAAGGACACAGGTTTGGCGACGAATCTAGAAACGAATCTCTTCAAGGAGGATAGTTTAAACGCGGAGTCAGTTTTCGGTGAAGTTTCACAGACGTCGGCAAAATCGTCTGACCGATTGAACGCCGAGTGTAGAAACGAAAACCGAGAGAAACAGCGAAATATTGGAGAACGGGAAATGCGCCCTGTAGGGAACGACGAGCTGAAGAACAAATTGATTGAAATCGAAGCGGTAGAAAGAAGTATCGAAAGTACGCTAATTTCGTCGGAAACTGTGTTGATAGCCGACGACGGTCGCAAGTCTGTAACGTCGTGTTCGATAGATTACGTATCGAATTCGGAATCGGAAAGATCGAAAGTTTCATTTGGAAATAACGTAGATTCGATCGTAAATGCTGAAATGTTGCATATTGCACGCGTAAAACAAGATTCACCGTATAACTTGTATAGCGATCCATTGGGAAGCGACAACTTTAATTTAACTGAAAATTCGACAGCGACATCGGCAAATGCAAGCTTAGAGAACGAAGCCGATGATGTGACCGTGGAGATGGAAACGACAGGCATGGGCAACGATAGGTCAAGACACCAGCGTGCTGCGTTCGATGCCTGCGACGGTCGGCACCAAGTGTCGATCGATTTCTCGAAAGATGTAGATTCGAATTGTTACGTGCTCACGGAAGGTTCGCCTTGCGAAATACCTGAATCGGTAACCATTGTGATTATACCGGATAAAGATACAGGCCTTCGAACCGACAAGGATACTTTtcggatcggatcgatcgACGACGCCTCTCGCGCGAGAGAAATGCTGGGACTTGAACAGCAGATAAATCCGTTCGGAGAATACGTTGTACACCCAATGGAAGCGTTCCTTTTACGCGATATAAAAGACGTCGCTGATCGAACGATTGCGTGCTACGAtctgaataatattcaagaGGAGGTGGAAAGCGAAAAGAGCATGGAGAAGAATGTACGAGACGAGAGTATACGAGTAGAAACACATCGCGATAGCACAGTTAATTGTCATGCAGCATTTTGCACGATGCGAGCCAAAGGTGCGTGTACTTGTGCGGAATACGCCGCAAGGAAAGACTCGATTGTTGCGAATCGAGAATATCGTGAATATGCGGTGACGGAAACTGAGGAAGAGCCAACGTTCGACGGCCGCACGCGCGAACAGTACTACTCGCCGGGTATAGTTGCGGAACCTTACGTGCCCGGATTGAACTTTGATTCATTCCGAGAGTCGCCAATATCGTCtctcgaaaaaagaaacgattcgGGAAACTCTGAGAATAGATCGGAGAAGGAGATCGATTGCAATAAAGTTTCTGAAACTAACACAATATTTTCGTCGTTCGATACCATTCTCTCAGAGAGGAAAGCCGCGATCGAAGAAAGATCTTTGTCGAAAAATAACCATTTTCAGAGTGAACAAGAGCGCGTAGCCAATCGCCACGAAAGTAGAAGAGACTCTTCTAACATAGAAGAAGATATTGCTAGAGAACTGATAGAAAATATGATCGTTGGAACTTTGAGACTCGAAGAAACAGCAAATACCTTGGAAGCTACAAACTGTTTCGATGTAAAATCCGATACTCTATGCGAGTATAGAGCAGTGTCCAATTGTTCGAGATCGGGCGTTTCCAAAAATCAAAATGAGTCTGAACAATCGAACGAACCGATAATTGATTCAAATTCACGAAACAATCAGTTTGATGCGGCTATTAAAGTCATTCAGTTGCGTAAGTAGTAGTATACAGTATGCATGcatgcatatacatatgtattatcATTTAAcatgtaacatttattatctACTACTTGCTGTTTACTCTACGTAGTGGGTGTTGTACTTAAATGCAGAGAGTATGCGCGTACAGATAGGATTTTTTGAACATgatatttttttccaaaaaggTGTACGCGAATTTCTGTATCGACGTCGAGTTTCAAACAGATCTGACCAAGAACGAAACGAAGGACAAAGTAGCCAAGATGCCTCCGTAGTTCTAGTAAGCAGACGAATTATTACCTGTCACATTTAAACCGAATATTTGAATGTTTACCCGACTTCCCTTCCCTTTTGTCTTTTCTAGAATAGAAATGGAGAAAACGTTGCCATTTCGAACGATCAATACTGCGAAGACGGTAAATGTAGAGATTCCGATGCATATGTATCAAAGATGAAAAGCGAAGAAGGGTCATCGATTAATGAGCagattcttgaaaaatatgaatcatATATTTCTGACAAGTTCAGACATACGGGAGAATTTCACGAttcgttgccgttgccgttgcctGAATTGGAAATTTCAAGTGATGGAACGTTGTCGATGAATGCGTTAGAACGCGTACACGACGATGCCAAAAAACCATTACTTTCTCTTAAACCCAACACCATGTCGTTTGATTTAAAATCCCCTGAAACGTGTGTATTGTTAACCTTTGATTTCCCCAAGAACTTACAGTTGAATGGAGATGCTTTGAACTGGTCAAAAACATCTGTTGATCTTTCGTCCTGTATAAAACATGACTTCCGGGATATGGATAAATCCAACGCTGACAGTTTTGCGGGAGAACGTACCAATGCCGACATCGATGATATCCGAGAACCGTTGGCTCTCGATAAAACGTCAAAGTCTATCCTCATAGAAGAAATTTTAACCGatgacgaagaagaagaggaacaCGAGCTATTGCTACTGGATAACGTTGTTTTAAAGTAGGTACgcgtcaaattaaaatttcactttgAAACGTGTTTCAATTCGGAAGTTGGGAGAAGCGGGAGCGCTCGAGAAACTTAAGTAAAGAGCAGCCTGTTTGTTGGAAGACTTTTCTTGCTTATGAAAACATTTCGTATCTgtgttagaaatattatttacaagagCTATACATTGAGACAagttattactttattatcatattattactatGTTGCAGTGATGTGATACCAGGATTTCGATAACATGATTAGTGcgacaaaaatattcgaaatcttAACCGCAAAATGTTCGTGTAAGATTAAATGACCAAGTGTAAATCCTTGTATCTCATAGAAGACAAAGAAACGAGCAAGTTTGCGCGATGAACCTGACGTAAAGTCGACTTAAAACGCATGCGCGTTTTCGATGGCGAGTGGCGAGTTACGCGATTATCGTGCTCGAACAGTATCGAATAGTAGCGTGTTTGTGGACACACATGCTTGAACAAGACGCTCATTCCAGATATAGCTAGAACtctagtaatagtagtagtagtagtagtagtagtagtagtaatagtagtagtagtagtagtagtagtagtagtagtagtagtagtagcagtagtagtagtagaaTTAGCAGCAACAGCAGAGCAGCTGTAGCAGTACTGTTTTCATTGGTTAATTACGTTACATGTCCGTAATAATACCTAGCATCATTTTTGTTCGAACGAATACTCTACGGGTTTTTAATCGCGTCAAAACAAGCGCGCGCGTACGCCGCAGACagaaaaacgcgcgcgcgcgtataaaACCGTGAGTACGCGTGTACAGTTTAAACGGAACACTCGCAAGGGCAAGAGCAGCAGCAAAATCAGAAACGGAAACAAGAGAACTCTTGTAATTTCTATACGTGAAGCTTGAAAAGGTGATGTGTCGTTCCCGAAAATGCGACGGATCTAGAAACAATTAAGTCACGGTTTGGCTGAAGAACAGAGAAACCCGATTCGTCATGCTGCAAGAAGGTAGTAACGAGGAGTCAACGAAAGCGAGTGTAGCGGCAACGAAAATTCAGGCGAATTTTCGGGGTTATCGAGTCCGAAAGCGGATCAAGGAATCTCTGATGGACGTAAATTTGCAACCGTCGAATATGATTGGTCATGAGTGTGGATATGGACAAACACAGaatgaacgtgttaaagaaataGGAGAGTCCTCGATTTTGAAGAAAGGAAGTATAGAGAACGTGTCGTTGGAAGAGAAGTCCGCGACGAAAATTCAAGCCGGAGTGCGTGGTTTTCTAGTACGGAAGAGACAAGAAGCAGCCCGACTGGCTGCGACTCGAATTCAAGCAGGTTTCCGTGGCTTTAAAACCAGgaaactattaaaagaaaacgaacACTAACGTAATGTTACAGTTGGCCTTGTCATTTTCAATAACTCGTCTCTTTACTTACACGGTATCGATGTGTCTGGTTTTTTCGCGTTCACAGTTGACAGTTTCAAAGGAATACGTGTTTAGCGAATAATCGCTCCggtaaacaaatttcaatgCTCATTGGATATTCATTAGAATTGTTGAGAAATTTTCAGAATCGCTTCTATGTACGCTTAAATAAACTAATCCACGGAAATCGATGAAACTCACTACTTACTATAGTTACTATGTAACTAGTAAtatgttgttgttgttattattattattattattgctattattagtATCTATTAGTTTCGATCAATTCTGAAACGTAGTggtatttgtttctttcgtcGACTCGTTTGCGATTTTGCATATTTGGAATCGTTACAATCGTTCTTCTCCTTTGCTTTCTCTGCACTGCTTGCGATACGATTTTATCGACAGTGATCTCCTTGGAACGAATGAATCCATAGTTatcgagaaataattgaaatagcCTTGGTGGTCGGTAATGACGACGTTTGGCAACGACATTGACACTGCTACCGCTAACTGCTggtgcaaaaatattcgacgaaGTAACCAGTTAATTTTTAACCATAGTGCAGTACGGTCGAGTTCGATACGTTTCCTCGAAGAAGGTACCTCCTTACATCGGATAAATGGtgttttctttcaatatttgtgTCGTCATTGTGAATCTATGAggtacatataataatttatacgttaCAAATGATACGCATAACTTGAGAACGTTTCTAGCATTCGTTCTATACCGCGTTCGGGttgtttccttttctttaCGTTCATGCAAATTGTAATGCAACACGCGTACATACGAGTACTCCGAAAGACAATATTTCTTCtgtaggaataaaaatatctgaataACAGCAGACGATCTGATCCTTTTCTCCATTcgtttattaaagaattacaattacagTGTATACTAggaaattgtttgcaaaacATTTGATTTTGCTGAAACTGAAAAGTACATGTCGATAAACGCTCTTCGAAGTGACAAAATGAATCCAGATATCGGCTTAAATTTGGTTTTGttacgtttatttaataagattGCTTCCGTcgaagtagaaaatattgcgACCTGTAGTTGGACTAgtcaataataaatgtatctattggataaatgcaatttaataattcaagatctctctctctctctctctctctctctctctctctctctctctctctctctctctctctctctctctcactcactcactcactcgcTTGCACGCATGggcccacacacacacacacacaacaGAGAGAGGTGTGCGCGCACTCACGCCATGATCTTCGCGAATCTCCAATTAGCCTTCTTTTCCCTACTTACCCTTTCCTCATTTCTTACCATTTCCTTCGCTATCTTTCACCAGTCGTTTATCCATCCATTAATCGGTGTTTGCTCCATTCAATTCAATGAATTAGCCTACGACGATGCGTGAGATGTTTGTCACTTAGTTTTTTGCGATGAGTCACAATTGTAATGGCTGCTACATGCATCGTCGAGCATAGTCGAGCAATTGTGTGAGACTGATTCGCAACTCAGCACAAACAGGTATAATAAACCTACATACTTGTGGCATGTAGCTAGCAGGTCGGTGTGGAATTCGATACGCAACGCTTTGTGTCATGTAGCTATCCCTGTATTCTGAATTCAGTAGCTGGTAGATCAAGCTTTCGATGGTTTCTACATCGAGTTTCAAGTTCGAATCACGGTTCAAACGTAGAAATATCTATACAACATTAACacataaatctatatatttctgtatagTTCCATATATTTCCACATTTTTCTGTAGATTGCTACAGATTTTCGCAGATTTTTGTACATAATTGTAGATTACCGAAGATTTCCGTAGATTTCTGTAGATTTACGCAGAGTTCCGTATATCTTTTGTTTCTGATAACTCGAAACAGATGAAATCGAGAGTTATTTGCTCACTCGGCTTTTATTAACTAGCAATTCTATCCGACTCGATTAATTTATCGGTTGATTACAATTCAAACAAAGTAGTGCAATTTTACAAGTTCCTTAACTGTTAACCAGtcgtttgtttctttttttttgtttacatGATGAAGCAACCTTTTCGTGTAACGTTGTTTCTTAGAAActtatggaaataaaatgtgtcGTTGGTGTTTGTGCggaattttacaattatcgtCTGGTTTTGCTTCTTTACATTTGAGTCCTTTCGCGCTGCAACCGTggcatttattacaataacaatacATACCGTCACCGCAAATACCCCATTCGTCGTTTGGTCCTCCACACACGTCGTCGGGACCCTGCAAGAACAGATATCATTCGCAACGTGAGCAGCTGTAGCCGATGACACGAATCCGGGCAGtgtttcgattcgattcgataatTCGCTAACCTGTGCACATACTAGACCGCAAGATGGTAACGTGGTCACACCAAACTCGCATTTGTTGCATGAATCGTCGCAAGTTTCGCAATAGTTAGGTTTCCTTAATTTGATTGGTGGATGTCCGAAACATTTATCAAACCTGCTTAAGCATAATGCAAGCATCGTGAATGATTTGTCAAGTGAACttcttttaaatcaattcGAGACTATTCGTATCCTCCAAGGACTAAAACTAAGCGACAACGAAAGTTTCGAATCCGATTCCGATTTTACGTACATAGAAATTACAAAGTTTATCATTGAGGTAaccaataaatttcaatataaagaATTCTTACACGAGCGCAACAAGTATCAGCGCGGCTATAGACATCGTTTGAATGGCTGTCATTTCGCTTCCTGAATctgcaacaaaatttaaatagaaacttgAAAAGTATCGATGCAGCTTAGTGTAAAAAACGGTGTCGGTAGTTGTGGTACGAGACGGATTTTTGTACAACATTTTTCACTCGTTTCGAATTCATCTGGATTTTCAGCTGCTTTATGCGTAGACACAAATGTACGTGCCATACACGTGTGTATTTGTGGTATTTATGGAATCATGGTGTAAAAACCGATGCCGATGGCTCAATtgcgaccccccccccccttccccccaccaccaccacgcTACGACAAAGATCTTTCGTGAACAGCAGACTCCCGTATCAATTcggtttatataaaatcaagcAACTAATACTCGCAATCTCTACCGATTCACCCGTATCGTTCGTTTCTTCACGCATATGTGATCgatcatattatttaatacttgtACGGTGGTATCGCGCAGGGAATGGAAAACGCCTCAATTTTGGTACCTGATGCGTTCGTTTTTACATACGTATACAGTATAGAATATGTTTGCACGATTTGAAACGCACGAGGCGATACGCAGAAGTTGGGATTGGAACGGCGAGACAGATAGTACTCGTGCCTCGAGGAATTTGATAATTCCGAGTACAAAGACTACTGCCAAGCAATTTATCGATAGCTATGCAGAACcaaggaaacaattttcttcttgcTCTTCGACCTTTTGTCGTTTCATGATACAACTGTCccttatttcattttaccgTGTTACTCTAGTCTCATTGTCGCGTATCGTTCTACGGACAGTGTGTAGATTTCACGAGCCGTGACTACACTCGCGTACCAAACAATTACTGTGCGCGTGGATTGGATGCGTGATATGCGATGCGTGATGCATGATACCTTAATAAGTAATATGTATGCGGTCAATACGCGAgcattaacactttgccgttCGGTGGCACCCTGTTGGTGTTGCCTACATTATTACGAGTCGATGAGCTTTCGTGTTGTGTTTAGATCTAGCGGGAAAATTTGCAAATGCCGGCAGCAAACCGAAGTATTTCGATCGCAGGGCTGAACAGGTCGAGTGTTGATGCTGCGAGCTGCGAGCCGTGAACCGTGAGCTGCAATATATATGTGAATACGGGTGCGAACGCGCAACATTTTGGCAGTCTCGACAGTCTTAGCAGTCTTGGTAATCGTGGCAATCCTGGTCTCTATCTCTCGCGTAAACGTCCAGTCATTTGTATTCTCGCAATTGCATTTCTTTACGTCGCGTTCATTACCCTCAAGTAACAGGTCGCAAACTAGTTTCTTTCCACTTAACCTGACAACATTTTCCTAGAAAATTACGGAAATCAACATTTGATACAATTACCAAAGAAAAACGAcataatcgaatatttcaagTTATGAAAATActgcaattgaaatattttgagtTTGCGCGTGGAAAGAGGAAATGCGAAAGTTAGTAGTCGCTCGGTTCTTCGGTCGGAAGAAAATAGCAACAGTCGCAGCCACGCTCGTGTCAGCTTCTTCTGGTTTTCTCATATGTACTAAGAATAGCAAAAGAATTTGCGTTGGTTCCGATCAATGCCAGGTTCTCTTTCAGCATATTTGCCCTTCTTTACTTATCACCTGTTCACTCTGCAGAATATTTAGATAACATATACAttgtttatatgtatgtacctAGATGTTTAGAAATCTTTGTCCGTACATGTATTTCCGTTTTCTCTAAATTTACCTTTTTTGGCAGTTTTCTTTCTGccgatatattattctttaccAACTAATATTTGTAATAGCGCACAGAATACACTATACTTAATGGTGTAATAAGTATCATTATAACGCAAAGAAACAGCACGCtatcaattacaataaaatccaCCGTATTATCACCTAGAAAGTTCGTCCGAAACGATTACTCCTGCTCGTACAAACAGTCAATTTGGTAATCTAACTTAATTGCAAATCTATGTTCCgtgcttaaatattgaaaacaacAGCTTCAAATACTATCCTCTAAAATTATCTCTTGTTCTTCTTTGCACGTCAGTTTATTCCTTACGCTTCCATTTCCCTTTTCATCGTCACTTTTCTCCTACCTCTCTTAGCCTATAGCTTCTCTTGTGCCACCGCTTTACCGTTTGAAACTCGACCGTAAATACGACGACCTTGTTCCATCggtgcataataaaaataagacaaaTATGAGAAACAAAGGAACACAGCGACAAAAGTGAGTCAGCGTTGGTGTCGATAGAAAACAAACGCAtaatgaataaacattttgataTGGTATACAATGCAGTCGTATACCACTGGTGCTCACcctaaataaattccaagTAGAGTTTTAATAGAACAAGTAATGGAAAGTGTGTACGTTAAATAAACACGAGATCGTGAAAATACTAGAATGCGAATGAGTAAAATCGCGGAGAGACGTTGAATGTGCCATTGAGGCGAAGTGCGCTTTGTTTTATAGGGAAATGATCAAAAGATAGGAGGGTAAGAGGGGGGGCGGGGGCAGAAACGGCAAATGAGGGAGCATGCGAGAGAAAGGGGTAGAAAAAGAGATGGACAGATTAGATGGAAA includes the following:
- the LOC144469345 gene encoding uncharacterized protein LOC144469345 isoform X1, encoding MRDCENRSKMALSEKGLVIGPRVPRGLAPAIEGLAREILRHRPEDIYNFAAHHFEQLIELRENGRGKTLDRASSNGKCRMLVDWIDGGNHRADSGSNRCRYPDQTANESIHETAIKETMGISSTTLTKLLTRGRRRRRRANGEEATMNTNGWSINETVKVFKKHGSENKADKGNKTNKGTISRSAQRSKISTEQDICSYPVQRPTRLSKTTALRRCHRSLSVEDVYLTKDSRRRFKENQLRSCNRRSNELHGTKSQFENLSKDIEDATVRCLKRQKSVGQIEDVCALLSRNDRDRVSVEGGSISSALTRRTRSLVNVTSNGSNGYGSYLRGYSGKEEIRRDRPMETDNKSIGIPQNLQGRRESFGGKRIEPKQRKKLEEEKEDEEEEEDQERRFAVKSNLKPEADDPESKDNGEIGESFEYEGTAGVVRNWKDSLENEETVIFPSVITRQCSGYRYSENVSERSEDDANYVILPPISVDASKPIKEEDNLALPVLLKLSEVIDSEQGPSKVSDSGSEVSNIGDGKKHTEMDASVSKTQTLEVGDCDREITSSSDTAGTNKCEIVQQNGTIVDRATKKDTGLATNLETNLFKEDSLNAESVFGEVSQTSAKSSDRLNAECRNENREKQRNIGEREMRPVGNDELKNKLIEIEAVERSIESTLISSETVLIADDGRKSVTSCSIDYVSNSESERSKVSFGNNVDSIVNAEMLHIARVKQDSPYNLYSDPLGSDNFNLTENSTATSANASLENEADDVTVEMETTGMGNDRSRHQRAAFDACDGRHQVSIDFSKDVDSNCYVLTEGSPCEIPESVTIVIIPDKDTGLRTDKDTFRIGSIDDASRAREMLGLEQQINPFGEYVVHPMEAFLLRDIKDVADRTIACYDLNNIQEEVESEKSMEKNVRDESIRVETHRDSTVNCHAAFCTMRAKGACTCAEYAARKDSIVANREYREYAVTETEEEPTFDGRTREQYYSPGIVAEPYVPGLNFDSFRESPISSLEKRNDSGNSENRSEKEIDCNKVSETNTIFSSFDTILSERKAAIEERSLSKNNHFQSEQERVANRHESRRDSSNIEEDIARELIENMIVGTLRLEETANTLEATNCFDVKSDTLCEYRAVSNCSRSGVSKNQNESEQSNEPIIDSNSRNNQFDAAIKVIQLRVREFLYRRRVSNRSDQERNEGQSSQDASVVLNRNGENVAISNDQYCEDGKCRDSDAYVSKMKSEEGSSINEQILEKYESYISDKFRHTGEFHDSLPLPLPELEISSDGTLSMNALERVHDDAKKPLLSLKPNTMSFDLKSPETCVLLTFDFPKNLQLNGDALNWSKTSVDLSSCIKHDFRDMDKSNADSFAGERTNADIDDIREPLALDKTSKSILIEEILTDDEEEEEHELLLLDNVVLNDVIPGFR
- the LOC144469345 gene encoding uncharacterized protein LOC144469345 isoform X2; its protein translation is MRDCENRSKMALSEKGLVIGPRVPRGLAPAIEGLAREILRHRPEDIYNFAAHHFEQLIELRENGRGKTLDRASSNGKCRMLVDWIDGGNHRADSGSNRCRYPDQTANESIHETAIKETMGISSTTLTKLLTRGRRRRRRANGEEATMNTNGWSINETVKVFKKHGSENKADKGNKTNKGTISRSAQRSKISTEQDICSYPVQRPTRLSKTTALRRCHRSLSVEDVYLTKDSRRRFKENQLRSCNRRSNELHGTKSQFENLSKDIEDATVRCLKRQKSVGQIEDVCALLSRNDRDRVSVEGGSISSALTRRTRSLVNVTSNGSNGYGSYLRGYSGKEEIRRDRPMETDNKSIGIPQNLQGRRESFGGKRIEPKQRKKLEEEKEDEEEEEDQERRFAVKSNLKPEADDPESKDNGEIGESFEYEGTAGVVRNWKDSLENEETVIFPSVITRQCSGYRYSENVSERSEDDANYVILPPISVDASKPIKEEDNLALPVLLKLSEVIDSEQGPSKVSDSGSEVSNIGDGKKHTEMDASVSKTQTLEVGDCDREITSSSDTAGTNKCEIVQQNGTIVDRATKKDTGLATNLETNLFKEDSLNAESVFGEVSQTSAKSSDRLNAECRNENREKQRNIGEREMRPVGNDELKNKLIEIEAVERSIESTLISSETVLIADDGRKSVTSCSIDYVSNSESERSKVSFGNNVDSIVNAEMLHIARVKQDSPYNLYSDPLGSDNFNLTENSTATSANASLENEADDVTVEMETTGMGNDRSRHQRAAFDACDGRHQVSIDFSKDVDSNCYVLTEGSPCEIPESVTIVIIPDKDTGLRTDKDTFRIGSIDDASRAREMLGLEQQINPFGEYVVHPMEAFLLRDIKDVADRTIACYDLNNIQEEVESEKSMEKNVRDESIRVETHRDSTVNCHAAFCTMRAKGACTCAEYAARKDSIVANREYREYAVTETEEEPTFDGRTREQYYSPGIVAEPYVPGLNFDSFRESPISSLEKRNDSGNSENRSEKEIDCNKVSETNTIFSSFDTILSERKAAIEERSLSKNNHFQSEQERVANRHESRRDSSNIEEDIARELIENMIVGTLRLEETANTLEATNCFDVKSDTLCEYRAVSNCSRSGVSKNQNESEQSNEPIIDSNSRNNQFDAAIKVIQLRVREFLYRRRVSNRSDQERNEGQSSQDASVVLNRNGENVAISNDQYCEDGKCRDSDAYVSKMKSEEGSSINEQILEKYESYISDKFRHTGEFHDSLPLPLPELEISSDGTLSMNALERVHDDAKKPLLSLKPNTMSFDLKSPETCVLLTFDFPKNLQLNGDALNWSKTSVDLSSCIKHDFRDMDKSNADSFAGERTNADIDDIREPLALDKTSKSILIEEILTDDEEEEEHELLLLDNVVLK
- the LOC144469354 gene encoding uncharacterized protein LOC144469354, giving the protein MLQEGSNEESTKASVAATKIQANFRGYRVRKRIKESLMDVNLQPSNMIGHECGYGQTQNERVKEIGESSILKKGSIENVSLEEKSATKIQAGVRGFLVRKRQEAARLAATRIQAGFRGFKTRKLLKENEH